The following are encoded together in the bacterium genome:
- a CDS encoding dienelactone hydrolase family protein yields the protein MTRQVTIEVGEGSVTGRWRAPEGSARTAVLLAHGAGAGQDHPGITTIAEGLVDHGHPVLTFNYPYVEAGRRFPDRLDTLLRCHRAAAAWLGQRCGRFVMAGRSMGGRMASYLAVEGQPCAGLVLYAYPLHPAGKPDRLRADHLPRVPVPMLFFTGSKDRLALPHLVEEHLMGLERSVVEIIPDADHSFRVPKRTGTTQREVLRTMAERTARWIEALG from the coding sequence ATGACGCGGCAGGTCACCATCGAAGTGGGCGAAGGCTCGGTGACCGGGCGCTGGCGGGCTCCCGAAGGATCGGCGCGCACCGCGGTGCTGCTCGCCCACGGCGCCGGGGCCGGGCAGGACCATCCGGGGATCACGACCATCGCTGAAGGGCTGGTCGACCACGGCCATCCGGTGCTGACGTTCAACTATCCCTACGTGGAGGCGGGACGCAGGTTCCCCGACCGGCTTGACACGTTGCTGCGATGCCACCGGGCGGCGGCGGCCTGGCTGGGGCAGCGATGCGGCCGGTTCGTGATGGCGGGCCGCTCGATGGGCGGTCGCATGGCCTCGTACCTGGCGGTCGAGGGTCAGCCGTGCGCCGGCCTGGTGCTGTACGCGTACCCCTTGCATCCGGCGGGCAAACCCGACCGGCTACGGGCCGACCACCTACCCCGGGTGCCGGTTCCGATGCTGTTCTTCACCGGTAGCAAGGACAGGCTGGCCCTCCCGCATCTGGTGGAGGAGCATCTGATGGGGCTGGAGCGGTCGGTCGTGGAGATCATCCCGGATGCCGATCACAGCTTCCGGGTTCCGAAGCGGACCGGCACCACCCAGCGGGAGGTACTGCGGACCATGGCGGAGCGCACCGCCCGGTGGATAGAGGCCCTGGGGTGA